The stretch of DNA ATGTGGTCTgtgaaccaaaatgagtttgacacccctgctttagtttataaaaatatcaataaagtcatttcctttataACGGCGTGCCAAAACAACATCAAACAGCTGAGCTACAAACCTGCTCCAACCTAATTGATCTCTTAATCATGTATTAAACATTAAGCGGTGATTAGCAAAAAAGTCTGTCAAGCAGTCCTTTTTTCCCCCGAAACAGCGTATCTGTGAtagcatattaattaaaaaCCAACCTTCCTTGGAAGATACCATGGTTTTTTTCCCGTGGAGCAAGTGTGGGCGAGCTTTACACACCTGGGGTGTTTCCACACTATTGTGTTTTGACAGCCCATGAATGTTGAGATAAGTAGGCCTTTTTTTTGCAGTGTTAGTGCTCAAACAGAAGCCGGTTAGACCTCAGAAAAGGGCTCGTCTTTTAAGCGTACTTCCTTAAAACACACAATGTTGGCAAGCTGATAAAGATTTGAGGCAAAACAGCTGGCTGATGTTATGCAGACCTGCCAAGTGGGTGTGGTGCTGAAAACAGTCAACAATGGGAAAGATGTGCAAACATTCCAAGCGCGCATCGACCGGGGAAGGTTGGGAGTGGGCTGAAATATTCGATAATACTGAAGAATTGAAAGGAAGGAAAATGGTTTATATCATGGGTTGTCTTGTGTTTTGAATCCAGCCAACTAAGGGTTTAATTACCAATTAACTGACATTTAATAATTACTCAGGTAATTGTGCTGGTCGGTGAAGTTATTTTAATTGCTCTCTGTTGATTGGTTcatttattaccgtaattttcgcactatagggcgcacctaactataagccgccacccaccaaatttgacacaaaaacgacattcgttcatagataagccgcactgtacAGCAGAGTTGTCCTCACTGtactatgggatatttacagcaaaagatactaaccggtaacactttattagacagcacatcatacgactgtcataagaccaaatgaaccactatgaaccactattcattgcttcaagaagcttcatttggccatcactgctcccttgtcacgcaacctctgctctcaccagctttcaacactgttgttgtccaacatgcctcctaatatgcattgcagcgctacagacgtaaataacaaccaaagttcatgttctgtgctaattatttctacagttactgttccagttgtttcatttattactagtcatggtatttggtaacactttatttgacagtggcgccataagaatgtcattagacaatcataattatgacatgagactgtcatgagcattaatgaatgcttgtaacagatgtaatttagcgttatccagcaaattatttcacttttgaatgaatgtaaaagatcccagctggacataaatggagttagtgacataatttcccggatgatatctgtcataactTGCATTccataatgcccatgatagtgtcatgtcataattatgatggtcttatgacaccactgtcaaattaagtgttacgtaTTAACagcacaaataagccgcactggactataagcctcaggattcaaaatgaaggtaaAAAGTAgccgcttatagtctgaaaattatgatAGTTACGTatatgaaatacaaaaaaaatagaaaaataactAGTGTAACTAATCCCAAAACCATTTTCTGCTTCCTGTAGGCTACTTATTCGGACCTGGCATGATGCCGATACTGTACCAATATCCTGTTTTTTttgcaggggaaaaaaacattttttctttcaatGCTAAATTACTTCGTACCAGaatgtaaaataattgctaCCATAGCTTGGTCAGACACTTCTTGACACATTGTCTTCCATTGGTGAAACTAATCGTCCAATACAATccaaactgggagggttggacaCCCATTCAAATGGAATGGATATCTatgagtgataaactcatttaaattcacagcagaaagataATTGGACACAACTCGATTGGACATCTCTCATCTTCTTGTGGAAGCGTTTAggtggcggccatcttgggtggGCCGACTAGCGGTTGGAAACTAACATCTCAAAAAGTACATATTACATAGCAAGATAATTTTTAGTACTTGCCGATACCGATCATGTTATATAAGTACCGTATCGGTACAGATTTTGGTATCCAGCCCTGGGTGACCAGGTGCCCTAGGTGAAAGGGAGCTAGGAGCCCCTCTAAAAAAACAatacgtttttttaaatatagctttttttgtaaatattgtattttcacaacttaaatGGTGTACTTTACTGTTTGTCTTAAATGTCATATTGGCAGCAACGAAAGGGACACATTCATTTATCAATAGCATTAGCCGCTAACACAGTGAGATGATGTGCAACCCCTAACGACACTTTTCACTGTCAATATGGGattctgaaaaaaattaatggctgtgtttcaatAACAGTTTTAGTTACCCTCACTTGCTCTAGGCACTTGCTATGATGTCTCATTGAGGCCAATTGGAGGGTGGAGGGGGAGTGAAAGACGTAAATGGAACACACTTGCCCTCGTTCGCTCGCAGGCAAGGCAATCATGGATCAACCACAGGTTGTTGAGATGGCGCTATACTGCCTGTTCCAAAACACGTAAAATATACGCAGACTCCTGTCAATAAGGCCTCTTTACCTTATAATTTGTAGACAGATTTGCtgtttaaatacatttaactTACTTTAAGTTTAGTTGAAATTACAAGTAGTTTGTTTCAGTCCTTCCCAACACCATTTGATTGATAGACCATTccttttgttaaaagcaaaaataaaaaaggcagGCGAAATAGAAAAGTCAATGACGAAaactgtcattgttttttccttttgtgattttaaatgaaaaaagcgaacatatatttttatatttttatttattcatttatttctctttatttattaatttatcttTGGGcagtcctgttattccatacacTGTAAAAACTGTGATCAGGTTTTGATAATATTtacgaaataaataaaagtagacTATACATAATAAAAATGACTGTGTGCAGTTTGCAATCAAAGTGAGCAGAATTTACCAATTTTTAATAATGTATTAATAGCATTTTAAttagtattttttaaatataaaaccaATTTAAAATCAGTGAgtagaatttatttatttttataagcaAAGTCAAAACTGCAGAAAATTGATAAATTTTACTCATTGGAAGGTCTTATTTTCCCGCCCAAGGCATTTTTCATCACACAACAGCAAGTCAGCCACCATTTCACAGACCGTTGGCTTAAAGGTAAGAGCTGTTTAATTGTTCTTAGGTAACGACCCCAGTGTCTTTATCAGTTAAACATTGCTTTGTGTTACTACAAATTGCTAAACGTGCCAACTTTACTGTACTTTCAGTCAAAATTAAGTTCTAGTGTTACTGTCTGAAGTCAGTTTGTGTCGTCTTTGATTCAACTAAAGCATTGCAATGATTGAAAAAGTTTGGTTCGACTAAAAGCATTGCAATGATTGAAAAAGTAGTGTGAATTTCACAATTTAATGTGTTTTACCGAGTATAGCGTAATACTGTTATATAATGGATGTAAAGTACAaactattctttttttatttaatttagcgTCCTGGCTCCTGGCCACAGTCAAGTTAACCTCCCCTCCCCCCACCTTAACAAGCCAGCACACCGACACGGAGGAGCACACTTGTGTCTCAGTGGTGAGTATAATCAATTTAGGAGTTTTATCTGAAGTTACTGCATTTAGTTTTCACAATAGAATTGTATTCGtaaaatttttactcaagtagcGTGTTAAATGCAGAATTCTTGTCGCATTTTCACTGGTTCGTCTGTTAATGTGTTTTGAGCACAATGGCTGTTTTGCGAAATGCTAGGTTCTGGGGGGTATATCACAAAGCGAGATTAATGGGTTAGCGAGCTATATGTTGAGTCCAAAGCTAGGAAAACGCCACATGGAAAACGACCAGAATACGTTTTCTTGTATAACTAATATACCCTATAATGTTGGGTTAGCTGATAGTCTACCTCAGGTGAGGAGGATTTCTCAGACTAGCAGGTAAGTTAATGATTTGTACATACTTTTCCACTGCTGTGACATtaatcaataataattatgtcctgtaataatgtgacagcaaaaatgtTTATTGTGGACATTCTTAAGGgataatccttttttttttttttttttttttttttttttttttttttacattagtacGTGGCATAGCGTCTGTACCAGTATAAATGTCATTGGGAACACACTGGTGCAGGTAAGACACTAACTATGGATAAATACCTTATAAAATCCCACTTCAATAAAAGGAACCTTTAGGATGTCTGACAAAAATATAAAACCAATTCTAAGGTAATATGCATATCAACAAATGACAAATGATAAATATTAAAAGGCGCACAGTCTCTTACATATAATTGTATATTATAGGGTCGAACGATTTATAAAACAAATATCTAATTGAtatgttttcaattaattatatttaatataattatatacatattatatatatatatatatatatatatatttgtttatttatttatttattttgcattattgTTCTCATTTTCTTTGAAAAACacgaccgtaattttcggactataaggcgcacctgactgtaagccgcaacccaccaaatttgacacgaaaattgcattttttaattgataagccgcactggactataagctgcagcggtCCTCACTCTATTaaggaatatttacaccataagatatgaaccggtaacactttatatgagTATATGATATACTTGaggatttaaaactggttttatgaTTTGTCTTTCAGATCCAGGATGAGTTTTATCGAATAACAATGGTTCATCTTGAATCAAAGTTCATGTCCAAGCTGGACGAATTTACGCATCAACTATTAAAACTCTTCCATACCAAGGGCGGAAGCATGGGGCTGCAGTTGCAGGCTATCTTACTCAAGGTACCCTTCATTGAgcattatgtttgctaatacagTGTTCTAGGAATATCAACTTTAGAGGAGGTAATGTTATCCTGTGATGAAATAATTGCATGAGAATTTGTTTCATTAGTATTTCCTTATTCAGGTCCCAGAGACGGCATAGGAAGGATCCTTGATAGGGCCTTATTAACAGTAATATAAAACaccttgtgtttatttttccatttcagACTCCAAGCAACCCAAATATCCACATGAAGAGAGAGATCGTCATTAGATGTTCGATGAAGTTCCTCGGGGAATCGTCAGAGCAACTCTTAAGAGAGTACGATGTAAGTTGAATTACATGTTAAAATAAAAGAAGGTCATCACTCTCATCTCTTTGACTTAATATGTTTTGGGGAAGTCAAATCACAAAATAGCTTTAACTGTATTTCTCCCAGTAGGTCTTGGCAAACTACATCATTGTCCTCTATTAAGTGTTTAAAAGtgtttattttccatcatggaactttgaagtgcaagtgcatAAATAGGAGGTGTTATTTGATTGCACCAATTAGCagaatttaaaagttttaaagtcTTAATAATTGGTGCCTAAGAAGTACCTAAGAAATGCTGGCCAAAGAGCTGCTTTGTgaatacaaatacatttttacagagACTGAGGCAACTTAATAATAAGTAAATGAGAGCAAAGTTGAACCAATTGCTGTGGAAAATTTATAAATTTTATAGCGTCAGGAATGAACTTACAGTGCCACAACTTTTGTTACCACTATCAGTATGGTACAATACGGATTAGTATGTTAATAGTTTGGATTGGATTAATCACAACAGTCCCAGGTAAAAAAGATGTAATGGATTGATTTCATTTACATATATTTACTACTGTAACTGCTAAAACCTTGATGGTGTGATTGAATTGTTTTGATTTGTGGTAAACTGATGAGATCATTTAAAATTTACCTGGtatgaaaaaatgattttatgcATATTTTAAAGTGTTATGTAAGATTTGTTTAAAACactgacataaatggagtgcaATAGGAACAATAGCTATGACAAACTCCAGTTTTTCTTGTCCAAACAGTTGAAGCAATTTGGGAAATAGTGCCTCCCTTGGGTTTATTGTCTGATATGCGCAATGTTCTTGCTATTACAGGATGCTGATGAGGACCGAATACTCCAAGATCTTGCACTTCAAACATTGAAGATCTACATCAAACCGAACCCATCAGAGGCACCAGACATCGGTATTGTGGTGGAGGGCGTCAAAGTGCTGACTGGTCTGGAAAATCTTCCGAGGGCTTGCTCCCTTCTGGTTGGGATTGCTTATGTGTTGAATCTCGCATATCCAAAGGAACTCAAGAACACATTTGAAGTGTTTCAAAAACTTTTCCTTGGCCTCGATGATACAAAGCTctccccaaaaatcaatagCTTGAAGAACAGGCTACTGGCCTAACAGAAGAGACCTTTGTTGTGAAATTGTTAATAGTTTAACAACAAAGGAAAATTCAACAGATTCTGTTGAATTTTCCTTTGTTGTTAATTTACAATGTTGTTCAATTCTTCGTGTTGTTAAAATATGTTCATATGTTGAATTTTTTCTTGGTtgcttcaatgttttcttgtgaATTATTAAAAGTATGTTAATATGTTAAATTTTCtagtttttcaaataaatgtttTATGCTGTTTAATGCATTGAAATCTGTTGATGTTTCTTGATGCCACATTTTACTTAATTTTGGTCAGGATATTGGGTGAATTAGACCCATAAAAATTATGGCAACAAAGTGACACTCAATATTATTGAGTAGAATAAAATCCCGTCatacaaattaaaataaaaaattagacAATTATTTTaggtacagaaaaataaaaacagtgtaAATGTGTTGAATTAAGCAACAATGTGCTAGAATATGAGTTGATATAACTTACTTTATTTACTTAATCCAAATAATTTTTATGCATATACTTAGCAAATGTGAATCAATTTCACCCATGTAATTAACAAAGATAACTCAATTTCAACTAGATTATCAATAAATATGAATCAGTTTCCTCCAGATATTCAGTgaatgtaaattatttttgctcGAGAGTCTTAGTTAACATAAATCAGCTTTCCTTGTGAAATTGAGTAAGatttactcaatattttttgGTGATATAACTCATCATGTGTTGTCTATTAGTACATCCAACACATTTCTGCTGTTGCTTTTATTAacatgtatttaattttttgggtTTAAATTAAGTTAATGTATTCAAtactttttaatcaaaattataGCGCTTTAAATCTATTCAATTATATTGAGTGTCACTTTGTTGCCACAATTTTTTTGAGTAACCATGGGTCAAATTTTTTAGAGTGTATGTTCTGCCATATCTGCCACAGACAGATAAATATTTACttgtattttaattattattatttaattttattataatttaattttgaaagttggccatatAGTTGGCCATATAGGCTGAGACCCTGAatatggccaactttcaaaattgtccgatatgcatgtgtgatacatcattggaaagcttaaaatctcaattttctgggggaagaaaaattttgaacaggagggcatttaaaaaaaaaaaaaaaaaattggggggaacagcaaaaccctaactggaggcgagagcatgcgagaacagaattaaagacaccacgattttaatgagatattatatgtttttccttttttctcaatttttctttgtttggatcgattatcatctaaaatattggggaaaatgcaacattaacgaaaaaaatacaattaagcgatagttctgaggtagatatccgtgatttttttttacagacgccaattttttcattgtgacgtaattcgtttaaaagtttaaaagtgaatattttttttgtattttttttttaaactaaaatttagacatcaattaataattctaagctaaaaatgacagacattttgaataataaatataattacttacattctttttatggctaggttgaaacaaaagcggttgcgcgacgtctgtaaacgggggttttcagggtaaaacggacaaattaaaaatagttccgaGGCTtagtgcaccatgaatctgctatggcagcatatagacatattaagctatcaaacacaacagtttttgtggcttaaaatacagaggagtgcaagagcagaaactgctttttcactcttgtctgtgttttccgccatatgtatatgtgtatatacacacacattcgTATAAATACAGAGATCTGagagatctgagtcaatattcaaagaaataaCCAGGAAATAtattgactgctcagttttatttcaaatggtgcagaattaaaaaaaacaagcaataaaattgactacactgtaaacagaagcttaacaagctcaaaactccaaaacttagcTCAATGGCGGATTACAAGCAACAGTCACAGcatactgccacctactgtacaagagtgtgtagCACCCATCTAAAGACACCTGTTCTCACTGTTGCGTTTTAATcattcaatatcttgttcacctgcctaatctagcTTATActcatgttgctgcctctagtgctcgatTACGGGATAGTTGCACAGGGCTTATCGATTGTGCCGGAAGCATGAAAAACAAACTGTCAATtctcaatgagaaaaaaagacaacaagcaAAAGTAGCGTGTAGCGcgggcgacaatttgaaaagcagTGGAGTAAAGAGTACAGATACATGCTGTAAAATATGGTGaagcaaaagtaaaaagtaacaaTTCATATTTGTACCCAAGTCAAGTAcagatgtacaaaaaaaaatctttaagtaCACTAACAGAGTATTTTTactgtgatcccttgctacaaaCTTTGTGCCTTCAGTCCATCgctgattttttcccacgtaaaaaaaaacaacaaaaatacggATGAGCTATCCCGagtcgatcacgtagtctcactctcactggagttgcttattaaatttAACGAATATTGATAAATGTTtgagtttgatcttgccaaagtcaCGAACTTCAAAAGCGCTgcctgcgtcaatcatcgtttagctttttaatcagttgctgtggcaactcattgtgtgaacGTGAGCAACTTGAGAGGAtctgagtagactcactcagtgaagcatttaataaagccaagcatttttctactactttatccttgtttaaaaaaaaatcagtggtacagtaacatgtttaaaactcgtcataattattgcatttgaagtgcttaaaaacatttattaaaaaaaaatatatatatatatatatatacagtgccttgcaaaagtattcggcccccttgaaccttgcaacctttcgccacatttcaggcttcaaacataaagatataaaatttgaattttttgtcaagaatcaacaacaagtgggacacaattgtgaagtggaacaaaatttattggataatttaaacttttttaacaaataaaaaactgaaaagtggggcgtgcaatattatttggcccccttgcgttaatactttgtagcgccaccttttgctccaattacagctgcaagtcgcttggggtatgtttctatcagttttgcacatcgagagactgacattatttcccattcttccttgcaaaacagctcgagctcagtgaggttggatggagagtgtttgtgaacagcagtcttcagctctttccacagattctcgattggattcaggtctggactttgacttggccattctaacacctggatacgtttatttttgagccattccattgtagatttggctttatgttttggatcattgtcctgttggaagataaatctctgtcccagtctcaggtcttgtgcagataccaacaggttttcttccagaatgtatttggctgcatccatcttcccgtcaattttaaccatcttccctgtccctgcttaagaaaagcaggcccaaaccatgatgctgccaccaccatgtttgacagtggggatggtgtgttcagggtgatgagctgtgttgcttttacgccaaacatatcgttttgcattgtggccaaaaagttcaattttggtttcatctgaccagagcaccttcttccacatgtttggtgtgtctcccaggtggcttgtggcaaactttaaacgagactttttatggatatctttgagaaatggctttcttcttgccactcttccataaaggccagatttgtgcagtgtacgactgattgttgtcctatggacagactctcccacctcagctgtagatctctgcagttcatccagagtgatcatgggcctcttggctgcatctctgatcagttttctccttgtttgagaagaaagtttggaaggacggccgggtctcggtagatttgcagtggtctgatgctccttccatttcaatatgatggcttgcacagtgctccttgagatgtttaaagcttgggaaatctttttgtatccaaatccggctttaaacttctccacaacagtatctcggacctgcctggtgtgttccttggttttcataatgctctctgcactttaaaaagaaccctgagactatcacagagcaggtgcatttatacggagacttgattacacacaggtggattctatttatcatcatcggtcatttaggacaacattggatcattcagagatcctcactgaacttctggagtgagtttgctgcactgaaagtaaaggggccgaataatattgcacgcgccacttttcagttttttatttgttaaaaaagtttaaattatccaataaatgttgttccacttcacgattgtgtcccactggttgttgattcttgacaaaaaaattaaatttcatatctttatgtttgaagcctgaaatgtggcgaaaggttgcaagattcaagggggccgaatacttttgcaaggcactgtatatatatatatatatatatatatatatatatatatacactttttttttttttttttttttcctaagggGGGGTTGTGCGCTACTTTGGGGTTTTTCACTTCTcgtggcaggttctggtccccattaaccacgaaaacgaGCGATCACTgtactttgttacattccaccactgtttTTATTGGCATCCTTCTGTACGgatgcattcttgaaatctgctgtGGAGATTCCTCATTGATTCCTCATCTGACTGATACTGTCCATTTCATCCTGAATTCATCATGGAAACTAAAATGGCACAATGTTTACTTGCTCAAATTCACCGTCTCGCAGTGCTGCCACATGCTCATGTCTGCCAATACGcaaaaattcacatttttttttcatcagtggtcaacagcagatttcaagaatgcatcTATGCAGGAGGACATCATTCAAAGGaagtcatttttaaatgaaaattacgTACCTGTTTcttaaatggcatattttaaggtttcaattactattaataaaaaaaaaattccgtcacgcttggttttattggattgttaaaaagtttttttgggggggtcagcctctaCTTTGCTATTTGTTagctaaatacaaaaaaaaccttgTTCTGTCTCAGTGACGACAGAGAAACTTCATCTTGGCAGCTTTTTCCGAGCTCTTTCACAACTGCTGCATTATACGTGGAGAGCAATTTGTCAACACACCCATGTTGTGCTGTTCAAACAGCCCTGGGGCCAAATGAGCTGTCTGTTTTCTATCCtttaaatgttaatattgtagaTTAATGGTCatcttttaatgctttttttaatCCCTTACAAATGTGCGGATTTCAACATAGGCTGTGCTTTGCTTAGACTTGCTTCCGCTGACCCTGAAAACCAGGCCTGTGGGTACCACTCCTTGTCCTTTGTCACAACATCAACTAATCAGCTAAATCTGACGCGGCAGGTTTCAATtcagttgttaaaaaaaagtctcgtTTGTTGGTCAAAGGGTAAATTGGACTGAATGGGACTGAAATCAAGTGAaatacatcattaaaaaaaaaaaaaatctggataaGCTAATTCATGACTTGGGAACATAGGTTTGTGTAGTTTAGAGTTTCGAGAACCAGGCAAAGCGCTACACTGTATTTCACTgacatgtttttgcactttaaaCTCCTCTTATCTTCGCCATAGTAATAAAAGCAAAGATCTGATCACTTGCGACGCCCAAAAATAGTTGAAACTTATCTGCTCGGAATGCGACACCCGCACGTACCTGCTCACTCGTGATGCAATGGAATTGAAGCGCATATTTACATGACATCTTACTCGTAAAAACGTATTTGTACCCGTCGCCGGAAGTCGTTATAGGTTTCCGACAATGTATCATCATGAGTAACGTCTGCTCTAGTGACGTATTTACTGGTTAGAAATTGGGTCTGTCTAAGACTGAATCATTAGTGTATATGGGTGTGGTTTCTGATAAAGTCAGATAAGCATTTAACACCTGTGCTGTGAAATAAAACAATGTTGCTCAACCT from Corythoichthys intestinalis isolate RoL2023-P3 chromosome 22, ASM3026506v1, whole genome shotgun sequence encodes:
- the LOC130910413 gene encoding uncharacterized protein LOC130910413, producing MCFTEYSVILLYNGCKVQTILFLFNLASWLLATVKLTSPPPTLTSQHTDTEEHTCVSVIQDEFYRITMVHLESKFMSKLDEFTHQLLKLFHTKGGSMGLQLQAILLKTPSNPNIHMKREIVIRCSMKFLGESSEQLLREYDDADEDRILQDLALQTLKIYIKPNPSEAPDIGIVVEGVKVLTGLENLPRACSLLVGIAYVLNLAYPKELKNTFEVFQKLFLGLDDTKLSPKINSLKNRLLA